One region of Corynebacterium capitovis DSM 44611 genomic DNA includes:
- a CDS encoding resuscitation-promoting factor codes for MSAQRINKTTTSTKRIVASGVAGAVIVGAAATAATAAAASKEVTVDVNGQETTVRTFAGNVEGALSAAGVDVGTQDLVYPAPSAQLASGDVVTVRTAKTVALVVDGAERQLTSTAVTVGDLIGEAGVTPAAATDASADQPLTDGMTLDVTTPKIVSIDDAGNVIYTSAAKKTVGELLSSRGIAVDSNDRVSVPLSAPVEENMDIRIDRVETSERSETVAFDAPATYVDDANLASGTEEVRKPGTPGEKKVVHRTTVVNGKVQSHNVVSETETRAATPATIARGTKTASTASIASTSSAAAVASGSVWDSIAACESGGNWSINTGNGYQGGLQFNEATWAAYGGTAYAPTADKATREQQIAIAEKTQAAQGWGAWPACTAKLGLR; via the coding sequence ATGTCTGCACAACGCATTAACAAGACGACCACCTCCACCAAGCGCATCGTCGCAAGCGGTGTCGCGGGTGCAGTCATCGTCGGCGCCGCGGCCACCGCGGCCACCGCTGCCGCGGCGTCGAAAGAGGTGACGGTGGACGTCAATGGGCAGGAAACCACTGTTCGTACCTTCGCGGGCAATGTTGAGGGGGCGCTGAGCGCCGCCGGCGTCGACGTGGGGACGCAGGATCTGGTCTATCCGGCCCCCAGCGCACAGCTCGCAAGCGGCGACGTCGTGACCGTGCGGACGGCCAAGACCGTTGCGCTCGTTGTCGACGGTGCTGAGCGGCAGCTCACGTCCACCGCAGTCACCGTGGGCGACCTCATCGGGGAGGCCGGTGTGACCCCAGCGGCTGCGACGGATGCCAGCGCGGATCAGCCCCTGACCGACGGTATGACGCTCGACGTGACAACCCCGAAAATCGTCTCCATCGACGACGCAGGAAACGTCATTTATACCTCCGCCGCGAAAAAGACCGTGGGCGAGCTGCTTAGCTCACGAGGTATCGCCGTTGACTCCAATGACCGCGTCAGTGTGCCACTTTCCGCGCCGGTTGAGGAGAACATGGATATCCGCATCGACCGCGTTGAGACGAGCGAGCGGAGCGAAACGGTCGCGTTCGACGCCCCCGCCACCTATGTAGATGACGCGAACCTCGCCTCAGGCACGGAAGAGGTGCGCAAGCCGGGAACCCCGGGGGAGAAGAAGGTCGTGCACCGGACGACGGTGGTCAACGGCAAGGTGCAATCCCACAACGTGGTATCTGAAACAGAGACTCGCGCGGCGACCCCGGCCACGATTGCCCGCGGGACGAAAACGGCCTCGACCGCCTCGATCGCCTCGACGAGTTCGGCGGCCGCGGTGGCGTCCGGCTCTGTGTGGGATTCCATTGCCGCATGCGAATCCGGTGGAAACTGGTCCATTAACACCGGCAACGGCTACCAGGGTGGCCTCCAATTCAACGAGGCCACCTGGGCTGCCTACGGTGGTACGGCGTACGCGCCGACGGCGGATAAGGCGACCCGCGAGCAACAGATCGCCATTGCGGAAAAGACGCAGGCCGCCCAAGGCTGGGGAGCATGGCCTGCCTGCACCGCCAAGCTCGGTCTGCGCTAG
- a CDS encoding TatD family hydrolase, whose protein sequence is MSKKKPRPTPEPAAKIPGLVDAHTHLASTGAVDEAEVQAMVERAARAGVERICTVGDGLDEAERALEAAHYSEAVFAACAIHPVRAGEADDATRERLTQMVADPRCVAVGETGMDSYWIAHDPSGTAPLDVQEEVFRWHIQLAVATGKALMIHNREADAHVIRILGDAPRPREVILHCFSSPREVAREAIERGYVLSFAGNVTFKPNTELREIAGETPPGQLLIETDAPYMAPEPFRGARNEPSLIGHTARVVAATRGMEPEALAAEVGETFRRTYAV, encoded by the coding sequence ATGAGCAAGAAGAAGCCCCGCCCGACGCCAGAGCCCGCAGCAAAAATCCCCGGACTTGTCGACGCCCACACGCACCTGGCTTCTACCGGTGCCGTCGACGAGGCAGAGGTCCAGGCAATGGTGGAACGGGCGGCGCGCGCCGGGGTAGAGCGGATCTGCACGGTCGGCGACGGTCTCGACGAGGCAGAACGCGCCCTTGAAGCCGCGCACTACAGCGAGGCAGTTTTCGCCGCCTGCGCGATACACCCTGTCCGGGCGGGTGAGGCCGACGACGCGACGCGGGAGCGGCTGACGCAGATGGTGGCCGACCCCCGATGCGTCGCGGTGGGGGAGACGGGGATGGATTCCTACTGGATTGCGCATGACCCGAGCGGGACCGCCCCCCTTGATGTGCAGGAGGAGGTGTTTCGGTGGCACATTCAGCTCGCTGTCGCGACGGGAAAGGCACTCATGATCCACAACCGCGAGGCGGACGCGCACGTCATACGCATTCTTGGCGACGCCCCCCGCCCGCGCGAAGTCATCCTCCACTGTTTCTCCTCGCCGCGCGAGGTGGCGCGTGAGGCGATAGAGCGCGGTTACGTCCTCAGTTTTGCGGGCAATGTGACGTTCAAGCCCAACACCGAGCTGCGCGAGATCGCCGGCGAGACGCCCCCCGGGCAGCTGCTCATTGAAACGGACGCTCCCTACATGGCGCCCGAGCCTTTCCGCGGCGCGCGCAATGAACCGTCGCTCATTGGGCACACGGCGCGAGTCGTTGCGGCCACTCGAGGGATGGAGCCGGAGGCTCTAGCTGCGGAAGTTGGAGAGACGTTCCGCAGGACGTATGCGGTGTAA
- a CDS encoding DUF3806 domain-containing protein: MAFSDIDPQTRTQIDRDLAEAAGRGIGGTPRDVAETFESTLADYLSLDPDLQRTFPRGETARMYGTALGEAFVREHGYSWAYLDDDYGTDLVVNRGDSYTAPLVVVSARFDDDAPGKLTTFVDRFLDAHPA; this comes from the coding sequence ATGGCATTTAGCGACATCGACCCGCAGACCCGCACACAAATAGACCGCGACCTCGCCGAGGCAGCTGGGCGCGGGATTGGCGGCACCCCCCGCGACGTGGCGGAGACCTTTGAATCCACCCTGGCGGACTATTTATCGCTCGACCCTGACCTCCAGCGCACGTTCCCGCGTGGCGAGACGGCCCGGATGTACGGGACAGCGCTGGGAGAGGCCTTCGTCCGCGAGCACGGGTACTCGTGGGCCTATCTTGACGACGACTACGGCACCGACCTGGTTGTCAACCGGGGAGACTCGTACACCGCTCCCCTCGTCGTCGTTAGCGCCCGCTTCGACGACGACGCCCCCGGCAAGCTGACCACCTTCGTCGATCGTTTCCTAGACGCACACCCCGCCTAG
- a CDS encoding MFS transporter, translating to MGTGAVVRALPITLLFAAVVSAAINLRAGVASVGPVLDQVIAFYGAPASIGGVITSLPGLCFFIFGVSAVPLARQVGFTPALVAAGLAITVGLVLRPFAPGLSLFILATLAVAAGIALANVLLPAWIKQYGGKQIVALTTVYSVTLSLSAAVGPLSALVTDTWQATLGLWGATAVAQLAVWLLVWARVGRDAPAPEGSADGDDPSGGAEGKIYRSRTVVALMFFFGLQSMNAYIQMGWLPAMLTQAGASSSDAAIGLSIIGLIGAGGGLILPTVISRARTLSPLVIAFGLLTAAGYTGVLLAPASAPLFWCVVLGFGGWCFPLAISLIPARTRSALVTARLAGFVQPVGYVLAAAGPFAVGLAYGAVGSFRPILLVLIVLALIMGALGVVAARPVFIEDELRR from the coding sequence ATGGGCACCGGTGCAGTAGTGCGGGCGCTTCCAATCACGCTACTTTTCGCTGCGGTCGTCTCCGCGGCGATCAATTTGCGGGCGGGTGTTGCATCAGTCGGGCCGGTCCTCGACCAGGTCATCGCTTTCTACGGTGCGCCGGCGTCGATAGGCGGGGTGATCACCTCGCTGCCCGGTCTGTGCTTCTTCATCTTCGGTGTCAGCGCGGTGCCTCTCGCGCGGCAGGTGGGTTTCACCCCGGCCCTCGTTGCCGCGGGTTTGGCGATAACTGTCGGGCTCGTCCTGCGTCCATTCGCGCCGGGGTTGTCACTGTTTATCCTCGCTACCCTCGCCGTTGCCGCGGGGATCGCGCTGGCAAACGTGTTGCTCCCCGCGTGGATTAAGCAGTACGGCGGGAAGCAGATCGTTGCGCTCACAACCGTGTACTCCGTCACGCTGTCGCTGTCGGCGGCCGTCGGGCCGCTCAGTGCTCTCGTGACGGACACCTGGCAGGCGACGCTGGGCTTATGGGGAGCCACCGCCGTGGCGCAGCTCGCCGTGTGGCTTCTTGTCTGGGCGCGTGTCGGCCGCGACGCGCCGGCGCCAGAGGGGTCCGCTGACGGGGACGACCCCTCCGGCGGGGCTGAAGGCAAAATCTACCGCTCGCGCACCGTTGTGGCCCTCATGTTCTTCTTCGGCTTGCAGTCGATGAACGCATACATACAAATGGGCTGGCTGCCCGCGATGCTGACCCAGGCGGGGGCGTCGAGCTCCGACGCAGCGATCGGGCTGTCCATTATCGGTTTGATCGGCGCTGGCGGCGGGCTGATTCTTCCAACGGTCATCTCGCGGGCGCGCACCTTGAGCCCGTTGGTCATCGCGTTCGGGCTACTGACCGCGGCGGGGTACACCGGGGTGCTGCTCGCCCCCGCGTCTGCTCCTCTGTTTTGGTGCGTCGTCCTCGGCTTCGGCGGCTGGTGTTTCCCGCTTGCCATCTCCCTTATCCCGGCGCGGACACGTTCGGCGCTAGTCACCGCGCGCCTTGCCGGCTTTGTGCAGCCTGTGGGTTACGTCCTCGCGGCGGCTGGGCCGTTTGCGGTGGGCCTCGCGTACGGCGCGGTTGGTTCTTTCCGCCCCATCCTGCTGGTGCTCATTGTCCTCGCCCTGATCATGGGCGCGCTTGGGGTCGTCGCGGCGCGGCCTGTGTTTATTGAGGACGAGTTGCGCCGCTAG
- the metG gene encoding methionine--tRNA ligase — protein sequence MISETDSSASSVRNILVCVAWPYANGPRHIGHVAGFGVPSDVFARYQRMAGNNVLMVSGTDEHGTPLLVQADKEGVGVGELADRYNAQIVDDLAGLGLSYDLFTRTTTRNHYAVVQELFRGLYANGYMVKETTKGAISPSTGRTLPDRYIEGTCPICGATDARGDQCDTCGNQLDPADLICPVSKINGETPQFVETEHFMLDLPALHDALKAWLETREDWRPNVLKFSLNLLEDMRPRAMTRDIDWGIPVPVEGWEDDASKKLYVWFDAVVGYLSASIEWATRSGNPEAWKDFWQDPDTRGYYFMGKDNITFHSQIWPAELLGYAGRGDKGGATHALGQLNLPTEVVSSEFLTMSGSKFSSSKGVVIYVKDFLAEFGPDPLRYFIAVAGPENNDTDFTWDEFVRRVNNELANGWGNLVNRTVSMAHKNFGQVPSPSELSEADSAILDLASRTFDSAGEDLSRARFKSAITQIMHVVGEANAYIAEQEPWKLAKDDTQRERLATVLWTALQVVSDCNAMLTPFLPHIAQQVHETLGRRGEWAAAPRIEEVVDDTPLELVGVGLPERGRTYRTITGDYRGQQATWARVDVKPGTPLSKPKPLIAKLDPELGVTGPEWAPVQ from the coding sequence ATGATTTCCGAGACAGACTCTTCCGCTTCTTCTGTGCGCAACATCTTGGTGTGCGTTGCGTGGCCCTACGCGAACGGCCCGCGCCACATCGGACACGTCGCCGGTTTTGGCGTACCCTCCGACGTCTTTGCGCGCTACCAGCGCATGGCCGGCAATAACGTCCTCATGGTCTCGGGAACGGACGAACACGGCACCCCCCTTCTCGTCCAAGCCGACAAGGAGGGCGTGGGCGTGGGGGAGCTCGCCGACCGTTACAACGCCCAGATCGTGGACGACTTAGCCGGTCTTGGCCTGTCCTACGACCTGTTTACCCGTACGACCACACGGAACCACTACGCGGTCGTGCAAGAGCTGTTCAGGGGCTTGTACGCAAATGGGTACATGGTGAAGGAGACAACGAAGGGTGCGATCTCCCCGTCGACGGGGCGCACGCTTCCGGACCGGTACATCGAAGGAACCTGTCCCATTTGCGGGGCCACCGACGCGCGCGGGGACCAGTGTGATACCTGCGGCAACCAGCTGGACCCGGCCGACCTCATCTGCCCGGTGTCTAAGATCAACGGTGAGACGCCACAATTCGTCGAGACCGAGCACTTTATGCTCGATTTGCCCGCGCTTCACGACGCCCTGAAGGCGTGGCTAGAAACCCGCGAGGATTGGCGCCCGAACGTGCTGAAGTTCTCTCTTAACCTCCTAGAGGACATGCGCCCGCGGGCCATGACCCGCGACATCGACTGGGGCATTCCCGTGCCCGTCGAAGGCTGGGAGGACGACGCATCAAAGAAACTGTATGTGTGGTTCGACGCGGTGGTGGGTTACCTCTCCGCCTCCATCGAATGGGCGACCCGTTCGGGCAACCCGGAGGCATGGAAGGATTTCTGGCAGGACCCCGACACTCGCGGTTACTACTTCATGGGCAAGGACAACATCACGTTCCACTCTCAAATCTGGCCCGCGGAGCTTCTCGGCTACGCCGGACGAGGGGACAAGGGCGGCGCCACGCACGCCCTTGGCCAGCTCAACCTGCCCACTGAGGTCGTGTCCTCGGAGTTCCTCACGATGTCCGGGTCCAAGTTCTCTTCCTCCAAGGGGGTGGTGATTTACGTTAAGGACTTCTTGGCAGAATTTGGCCCGGACCCGCTGCGCTACTTCATCGCGGTGGCAGGGCCGGAGAACAACGACACCGACTTCACGTGGGACGAGTTCGTACGACGGGTCAACAACGAACTGGCCAACGGCTGGGGCAACCTGGTGAACCGGACGGTGTCTATGGCGCACAAAAACTTTGGCCAGGTTCCGTCGCCAAGTGAGTTGAGCGAAGCGGATTCCGCGATCCTGGACCTTGCCAGCCGCACCTTCGACTCGGCGGGGGAGGATCTTTCCCGCGCCAGGTTCAAGTCGGCGATCACGCAGATTATGCACGTTGTGGGTGAAGCGAACGCGTACATCGCCGAGCAAGAACCGTGGAAGTTGGCAAAAGACGACACCCAGCGGGAGCGCCTAGCCACCGTGCTGTGGACGGCCCTGCAAGTCGTATCCGACTGCAACGCCATGCTCACCCCCTTCCTGCCGCACATTGCCCAGCAGGTCCACGAGACGCTCGGCAGGAGAGGGGAATGGGCGGCTGCTCCCCGCATTGAGGAAGTTGTCGACGACACTCCCCTCGAGCTGGTCGGTGTCGGTTTGCCCGAACGCGGCCGGACGTACCGCACCATCACGGGTGACTACCGGGGCCAGCAGGCGACGTGGGCCCGGGTGGACGTCAAGCCGGGCACTCCGCTGAGCAAGCCGAAGCCGTTGATTGCAAAGCTCGACCCCGAGCTAGGCGTGACGGGCCCTGAATGGGCACCGGTGCAGTAG
- a CDS encoding BCCT family transporter, whose protein sequence is MAESTPPGEQTATSELASLLHADRTGTLANYSGAETPEPLAAEDENAPVDWAIIIPLAGIIVALVTWGLAGAGSFSSFADTSFSWVIDNLGWAFVLFGTVFVFFVLFIAFSSFGSIRLGGPDERPEFKTTSWISMMFAAGMGIGLMFYGASEPLAMYREGVPGRPSHEVGTSMAQTMFHWTLHPWAIYAILGLAIAYSTFRLGRKQLLSSAFVPLIGEKRVAGPVGKAIDGLAIFATIFGTACSLGLGALQITSGLRASGLVESPSTQLTVSIVAVLTLAFLLSAMSGVGTGIRILSNVNMVIAAVLAVFVFAVGPTVSLLNLLPTAIGSYLDQFFYIAGRTASSADGTAGGFLSSWTIFYWAWWISWSPFVGTFLARISRGRTIREFCLGVLLVPSLLSTVWFVIFGGSAIKAEQDGHSIYGSGVAEEQLFGLLHSLPGGYIAGICAMVLLATFFITSADSASTVMASLSQNGKSDAKPWLSGVWGLATAGVGLTLLIAGGEDALSALQSVTIVAATPFLLILIALMFAIVKDMSNDTIYLDKKEQERFARQLAIERRIHREQRKTDRRTKQKKGLVTSRGRRQGVD, encoded by the coding sequence ATGGCCGAATCCACGCCCCCGGGCGAGCAAACCGCGACCAGCGAGCTTGCCTCCCTGTTGCACGCCGACCGAACCGGCACCCTCGCGAACTACTCGGGCGCGGAAACACCCGAGCCTCTCGCGGCGGAGGACGAAAACGCTCCCGTCGACTGGGCCATCATCATCCCGCTCGCGGGGATCATCGTCGCCCTGGTGACGTGGGGATTAGCCGGCGCGGGCAGTTTTTCCTCGTTCGCCGACACGTCATTTAGCTGGGTAATCGACAATCTCGGCTGGGCCTTCGTGTTGTTTGGCACAGTGTTTGTCTTCTTCGTCCTGTTCATCGCGTTCTCCAGCTTCGGCAGCATCAGGTTGGGCGGGCCCGACGAACGGCCCGAATTCAAGACCACGTCGTGGATCTCCATGATGTTTGCTGCGGGGATGGGAATCGGCCTGATGTTTTACGGTGCCTCGGAGCCGCTGGCGATGTATCGCGAAGGAGTCCCTGGCCGCCCCAGCCACGAGGTGGGAACCTCCATGGCGCAGACAATGTTCCATTGGACCCTCCACCCCTGGGCGATTTATGCCATCCTGGGCCTCGCCATCGCTTACTCGACGTTTCGGCTGGGGCGTAAGCAACTGCTGTCCAGCGCGTTTGTCCCGCTAATTGGGGAGAAGCGAGTGGCTGGCCCCGTGGGCAAGGCTATTGACGGCCTAGCAATCTTCGCCACGATCTTCGGCACCGCCTGTTCGCTGGGCCTCGGAGCCCTGCAGATCACCTCTGGTCTGCGGGCCTCCGGCTTGGTTGAAAGCCCGTCCACGCAGCTTACGGTCAGTATCGTCGCGGTGCTCACCCTGGCTTTTCTGCTCTCCGCGATGTCCGGGGTGGGTACAGGCATCCGGATCCTGTCCAACGTAAACATGGTCATCGCTGCGGTACTCGCGGTGTTCGTTTTCGCGGTAGGGCCAACAGTGAGCCTGTTAAACTTGCTGCCCACCGCGATTGGTTCTTACCTGGATCAGTTCTTCTACATCGCCGGTCGCACGGCGTCTAGCGCCGATGGCACCGCAGGCGGGTTCTTATCCTCGTGGACCATTTTCTACTGGGCGTGGTGGATCTCTTGGTCACCGTTCGTCGGTACCTTCCTTGCCCGTATTTCCCGCGGGCGCACGATCCGGGAGTTTTGCCTGGGAGTGCTCTTGGTCCCCTCGCTGCTTTCGACGGTATGGTTTGTCATTTTCGGTGGCAGCGCGATCAAAGCGGAACAGGACGGCCACTCCATCTACGGCTCCGGGGTGGCGGAGGAACAGCTCTTTGGGCTCCTCCATTCGCTCCCAGGCGGTTACATCGCCGGAATCTGCGCGATGGTTCTCCTCGCTACGTTCTTTATCACCTCGGCGGACTCCGCCTCGACGGTGATGGCGTCCCTGTCTCAAAACGGGAAGTCCGACGCTAAACCGTGGCTTTCGGGCGTGTGGGGGCTAGCCACAGCCGGGGTGGGTCTCACATTGCTGATCGCCGGCGGGGAAGACGCCCTGAGCGCCCTTCAGTCGGTCACCATCGTGGCCGCCACGCCCTTCCTTCTCATCCTCATCGCCCTCATGTTCGCGATCGTGAAAGACATGTCCAACGACACGATCTACCTGGACAAGAAGGAGCAGGAGCGATTCGCCCGGCAGCTCGCCATCGAACGCCGCATCCACCGGGAGCAGCGCAAGACGGACCGCCGCACGAAACAAAAGAAGGGTCTCGTGACGTCGCGCGGGCGGCGGCAGGGCGTCGACTAG
- the rsmI gene encoding 16S rRNA (cytidine(1402)-2'-O)-methyltransferase has translation MSETSHPSHTSPNGIVVAATPLGNLADASPRLIDALSTADVIAAEDTRRVRSLATALGVTLRGRVVSNFDHNERGRAAELIDAARSGTVLVVSDAGMPLVSDPGHALVAAAHDAGVPVTCVPGPSAVTTALALSGLNVGRFIFDGFAPRKQGARRQWLESLRGETRAVCFFDSPHRVGTTLADAAAILGSARRAAVCRELTKAFEEVKRAPLGELAQWAADGLRGEVTVVIEGAADANPGAEDVATVVGQVLQREEAGERLKDAAKELARANGIKAGELYEAALAARNRVR, from the coding sequence ATGAGCGAGACCTCTCACCCCAGTCACACGAGCCCGAACGGCATCGTCGTTGCTGCGACCCCGCTGGGCAACCTGGCCGATGCCTCGCCCCGCCTTATCGACGCCCTTTCCACCGCCGACGTCATCGCCGCGGAGGACACGCGCCGGGTCCGCTCCCTCGCGACAGCGCTCGGCGTGACGCTTCGCGGGCGGGTTGTGTCCAACTTCGACCACAATGAGCGGGGCCGAGCTGCTGAACTCATTGACGCCGCTCGTTCTGGGACCGTGCTCGTGGTGTCCGATGCAGGAATGCCCCTCGTGTCGGACCCAGGCCATGCGCTTGTCGCAGCGGCCCATGACGCAGGTGTGCCCGTTACGTGCGTTCCGGGGCCCTCCGCGGTGACAACGGCGCTGGCGCTCAGCGGGTTAAACGTGGGCCGGTTCATTTTCGACGGTTTCGCTCCGCGCAAGCAAGGCGCGCGCAGACAATGGCTGGAGTCCCTGCGCGGGGAGACGAGAGCGGTGTGCTTCTTCGACTCCCCGCACCGCGTGGGCACAACGCTTGCCGATGCCGCCGCGATCCTCGGGTCCGCGCGCCGGGCGGCGGTGTGCCGCGAGCTGACGAAAGCGTTTGAGGAGGTCAAACGCGCCCCCTTAGGAGAATTAGCACAGTGGGCCGCCGACGGATTGCGGGGGGAAGTCACTGTGGTGATCGAGGGCGCGGCGGATGCTAACCCGGGCGCAGAAGACGTGGCTACCGTGGTCGGGCAGGTGCTCCAGCGGGAAGAGGCGGGAGAGAGGTTGAAAGACGCCGCGAAAGAACTCGCCCGCGCCAACGGCATAAAAGCGGGTGAGCTCTACGAGGCGGCGTTGGCCGCCCGAAACAGAGTGCGTTAG
- a CDS encoding dolichyl-phosphate-mannose--protein mannosyltransferase: MKWTAPAARPPARPRAPQPPSVPWSRRDSLTVASVGVVALCTRFIGLTLPTAGGTPIFDEKHYVPQAWDMVRSWLGPALGGIESNPGYGLVVHPPLGKQLLAVGEALFGYTPLGWRFMTALFGAATIVAIMLLCRRLTQSTTIALFAGVMALCDGVLLVAAKFGMLDIFQVFFIVAAAWALVGDMRQVHQRVHDAYSRGTDVKGAFGPRFGVRWWRFTAGVFLGLSLSVKWSGLYYIAFFGLLSVGWDAWLRSKYGARRPLAGALLRDAPAAFASLVIVPVALYLWSWRAWFASETSVYRHAATDGTITASQWPWLSGLPDPLASWLYYQLSVLEFHGSLTSSSGHSHPWDSKPWAWLVAARPILYYSSTGIDCGGHTCREMIYLFGTPPIWWLTVPVLLWALWAWVTRRDGRVVVPLVAFAAGFLPWLAAYDRQMYFFYATALVPFTIVLLALALGRLSSAGSPIHTGWVRRLAGYPITTGQLAVVCYLAAVVAFFVYWAPILYGFAVPEGYYQSLMWLPSWK; the protein is encoded by the coding sequence GTGAAATGGACAGCCCCCGCCGCTCGGCCCCCGGCTCGACCTCGTGCCCCCCAGCCCCCGTCTGTCCCCTGGTCGCGCCGGGACAGTCTGACGGTAGCCTCGGTCGGAGTGGTGGCGCTGTGCACCCGGTTTATCGGGCTGACCCTGCCGACCGCCGGCGGGACGCCCATTTTCGACGAGAAGCACTACGTCCCCCAGGCCTGGGACATGGTGCGATCGTGGCTCGGGCCCGCCCTTGGGGGCATCGAATCGAACCCCGGTTACGGGCTAGTCGTTCACCCTCCCTTGGGCAAGCAGCTACTCGCGGTCGGCGAAGCTCTCTTCGGGTACACCCCGCTGGGCTGGAGATTCATGACCGCTCTGTTTGGGGCAGCCACGATCGTAGCCATCATGCTCCTGTGCCGCCGCCTCACCCAGTCGACCACGATTGCCCTCTTTGCCGGCGTGATGGCACTTTGCGATGGCGTTCTCCTCGTCGCGGCGAAGTTCGGGATGCTCGACATTTTCCAGGTCTTCTTCATCGTTGCGGCGGCCTGGGCTCTGGTGGGAGACATGAGGCAGGTCCACCAGCGCGTCCACGACGCATATTCGCGCGGCACCGATGTGAAGGGAGCGTTCGGTCCCCGCTTCGGGGTGCGCTGGTGGCGCTTCACCGCCGGTGTCTTCCTCGGCCTCTCCCTGTCGGTGAAGTGGTCGGGGTTGTACTACATCGCGTTCTTCGGTCTGCTCAGCGTGGGCTGGGACGCGTGGTTACGCAGCAAGTACGGGGCGCGCCGCCCACTGGCCGGGGCGCTTCTTCGCGACGCCCCCGCGGCCTTCGCTTCCCTCGTGATCGTTCCCGTTGCGCTGTACCTGTGGTCGTGGCGCGCGTGGTTTGCTTCCGAGACCTCGGTCTACCGCCACGCCGCTACGGACGGCACGATCACCGCCAGCCAGTGGCCGTGGTTGTCGGGGCTGCCCGACCCCCTGGCTAGTTGGCTTTATTACCAGCTCTCGGTTTTGGAGTTCCACGGTTCGTTGACGTCGTCAAGTGGGCATTCGCACCCGTGGGACTCCAAACCCTGGGCCTGGCTGGTCGCGGCGCGGCCCATCCTCTACTACTCGTCGACGGGCATCGATTGCGGGGGCCATACCTGCCGCGAGATGATCTACCTCTTCGGCACGCCACCAATCTGGTGGCTCACGGTACCCGTGCTCTTGTGGGCGTTGTGGGCGTGGGTGACGCGGCGCGACGGCCGGGTGGTCGTCCCCCTTGTCGCCTTCGCCGCGGGATTTCTTCCCTGGCTGGCGGCCTATGACCGGCAGATGTACTTCTTCTACGCGACGGCGCTTGTCCCGTTTACGATCGTGCTGCTCGCCCTCGCCCTTGGGCGCCTGTCCAGTGCAGGAAGTCCGATCCACACCGGGTGGGTGAGACGCCTCGCCGGGTATCCCATCACGACGGGCCAGCTCGCGGTCGTGTGTTACCTCGCCGCCGTCGTGGCGTTCTTCGTTTATTGGGCGCCAATTCTCTACGGCTTCGCCGTGCCGGAGGGCTACTACCAATCACTCATGTGGCTGCCTAGCTGGAAGTAG